The Gimibacter soli genome includes a region encoding these proteins:
- a CDS encoding ABC transporter ATP-binding protein — MADRTPIIQLSGVSLTLESGAGPVNILKNISFSISRGETVGIIGPSGSGKSSLMSLMTGLEQASDGDVDVDGLAFSGADEDELARHRLARVGIVMQAFHLIPTMTALENVAVPLELAGVNDAFDRAAKELDAVGLGHRMDHYPAQLSGGEQQRVALARALVSEPPILFGDEPTGNLDSATGRTIIDLLFDLAKRRGTTLVLVTHDAKLADRCDRVISMRDGKIVDDTGNTATVGETDSSDLKLGKSK, encoded by the coding sequence ATGGCTGATAGAACCCCAATCATTCAACTCTCTGGCGTGAGCCTGACGCTCGAATCCGGCGCAGGTCCCGTCAATATTTTGAAAAATATATCCTTTTCCATTTCGCGCGGCGAAACGGTCGGGATCATCGGGCCTTCGGGCTCGGGCAAATCATCGCTCATGAGCCTGATGACAGGGCTTGAGCAGGCATCGGACGGCGACGTCGATGTCGACGGCCTTGCCTTCTCGGGCGCGGACGAAGACGAGCTTGCCCGGCACCGACTCGCCCGTGTCGGCATCGTGATGCAGGCGTTTCACCTGATCCCGACGATGACAGCGCTTGAGAATGTGGCGGTGCCGCTGGAACTTGCCGGCGTCAACGACGCGTTCGACCGCGCCGCGAAGGAGCTGGACGCGGTTGGCCTCGGCCACCGGATGGACCATTATCCGGCCCAGCTTTCAGGGGGCGAGCAACAGCGCGTGGCGCTCGCCCGCGCCCTTGTCAGCGAACCGCCGATCCTTTTCGGTGACGAACCGACCGGCAACCTCGATAGCGCCACCGGCCGCACCATCATCGACCTGCTCTTCGATCTCGCCAAGCGGCGGGGTACGACACTGGTGCTCGTCACTCACGATGCCAAGCTCGCCGACCGCTGCGACCGTGTCATCTCGATGCGTGACGGCAAGATTGTCGACGATACCGGCAACACGGCAACCGTCGGCGAGACCGACTCCAGCGATCTCAAGCTCGGGAAATCCAAATGA
- a CDS encoding arylesterase: MTFLCVAPVSAVRADAEGPKIMAFGDSLTAGYGLPAGQGFTDRLQVWLRENGLPEAKVINAGVSGDTSSGGRSRLEWALAGVPGGKPDLVILELGANDGLRGVTPTITRENLTAMVAAFKEKEIPILLAGMLAPPNLGPDYAAVFNPIYPTLAEQDGVTLYPFFLDGVAADPTLNQSDGMHPNEEGVAIIVSKIGPEVLKLLTEAP, from the coding sequence ATGACATTTCTGTGTGTCGCGCCGGTTTCTGCGGTTCGCGCCGATGCGGAGGGTCCAAAAATCATGGCGTTCGGCGACAGCCTGACTGCGGGTTATGGCCTGCCGGCGGGGCAGGGCTTCACGGATCGGCTGCAGGTATGGCTGCGCGAGAACGGCCTGCCCGAGGCGAAAGTGATCAATGCCGGTGTGTCGGGCGACACAAGCTCGGGCGGTCGGTCGCGGCTTGAATGGGCGCTCGCGGGGGTGCCGGGCGGCAAGCCGGATCTGGTGATCCTCGAGCTTGGCGCCAACGACGGCCTGCGCGGTGTGACGCCGACGATCACGCGGGAAAACCTGACGGCCATGGTCGCCGCCTTCAAGGAGAAGGAAATCCCCATCCTGCTCGCCGGCATGCTGGCCCCGCCGAACCTCGGGCCTGATTATGCCGCCGTCTTCAACCCGATCTATCCGACGCTGGCGGAGCAGGACGGCGTGACGCTCTATCCCTTCTTCCTCGACGGCGTGGCGGCGGACCCCACGCTCAACCAGTCGGATGGCATGCACCCCAACGAGGAAGGCGTAGCGATCATTGTTTCGAAAATCGGCCCCGAGGTCCTCAAGCTGCTGACGGAGGCGCCATGA
- the thpR gene encoding RNA 2',3'-cyclic phosphodiesterase: protein MIRLFVGLEIPARLRPALQIARGGVEGAHWQRDDQFHMTLAFIGEVEGHVYREIIDTLSGISFTPFELAFEGVGVFGKPNQPKALWAGVRDPAPIIHLHEKIAHALERIGVTVDQRRYKPHATIARFGKGSHARVAEWLSNNELLRSDTELVSQFVLFSSRRTSEGGFYAVEERFGHDYDDEDEGE from the coding sequence ATGATCCGCCTGTTTGTCGGCCTTGAAATCCCGGCGCGCCTGCGACCCGCCCTGCAGATTGCCCGCGGCGGGGTGGAGGGCGCGCACTGGCAGCGGGACGATCAGTTCCACATGACGCTTGCCTTCATCGGCGAGGTGGAAGGCCATGTATACCGCGAGATTATCGATACGCTGAGTGGCATCAGCTTCACGCCTTTCGAGCTTGCCTTCGAAGGCGTTGGCGTGTTTGGCAAGCCCAACCAGCCGAAGGCCCTGTGGGCGGGGGTGCGTGACCCGGCACCAATCATCCATCTGCATGAAAAGATCGCCCACGCGCTGGAGCGGATCGGCGTGACGGTCGACCAGCGTCGCTACAAGCCGCACGCCACCATCGCGCGTTTCGGCAAGGGCAGCCATGCCCGTGTGGCCGAATGGCTTTCGAACAACGAGCTCCTCAGGTCCGATACCGAGCTTGTCTCGCAGTTCGTGCTTTTCTCCAGCCGGCGGACCAGCGAAGGCGGCTTCTATGCTGTCGAGGAACGGTTTGGCCACGATTATGACGATGAAGACGAGGGCGAATGA